Proteins from one Anopheles nili chromosome 2, idAnoNiliSN_F5_01, whole genome shotgun sequence genomic window:
- the LOC128722043 gene encoding protein TRC8 homolog codes for MSVVRTKVLGLVDVIMRVPSLFIIDEILKMGMGVPIVQSVTQPTNSTITMQDPPMAAVLPEDERGMQDNIEVYKFFSLAILKFIVCLIGTVSAACVFMLWTRHLVIVYMYTVSVGLIFLSYWSNVSALSVISDSPSLLEDMLSLNMERLLDPGGVLISILPHLLAQWLMGVIFAYIHLGPRQKYVQKALPFSFLLPLLLAMLPLPAVFLKHSPAFAAILPLVLSKIALWSSSFDVVKTILSGYQHARNYAGTFGIATLIENEWQRLNVPCVLRMFWTIRLIEHLVSLMMASKGPLYFAATVQSLLVSGCETLTAVLGMTSIISLICHYIGKMFQLFLLSEDYDEDKSIGTVSAILFYILALQTGLTSLSPDKRIIRLCRNMCLLVTALLHFLHNIVAPILMSLSAARNPSRKRHARALMVCAFLLIAPGTLLTVLWARHSPSTWLLAVTAFSVEVVVKVLVSLATYTLFLLDARRQTFWEKLDDYVYYIRAFGNSVEFCFGIFLFFNGAWILIFESEIIPIGGAIRALMMGIHAYFNIWCEARAGWSVFMKRRTAVHKISSLPEATLAQLRQFDDVCAICYQDMTSAKITRCNHYFHGVCLRKWLYVQDRCPLCHEIIMNQDTNPGDENPEEQANNPNNAIINRPQVENTNPNVQQNAIVHSSGQTDSLNQPMFDDQFLEEQINVIGRVREHSVAESHTAGEQQSTLATNSSSSRSTTDTGSISSRSSTSIDESGSISSMSNVSNISRTEILLNLHRRQVSLQRQQQQQEQQSSHTE; via the exons ATGTCCGTGGTACGAACGAAAGTCCTGGGCCTAGTGGACGTAATAATGCGCGTTCCTAGCCTATTTATCATCGATGAAATCCTTAAAATGGGTATGGGCGTGCCGATAGTACAGTCTGTCACTCAACCAACGAACAGCACCATCACCATGCAGGATCCTCCCATGGCCGCAGTGCTTCCGGAGGATGAACGGGGGATGCAGGATAATATCGAAGTATACAAATTCTTCTCCTTGGCTATACTGaagtttattgtttgtttgatcg GTACCGTCAGTGCTGCGTGTGTTTTCATGCTGTGGACTCGGCATTTGGTCATCGTGTACATGTACACCGTATCTGTAGGATTGATATTTCTGTCGTACTGGAGTAATGTATCAGCCTTGTCCGTCATATCCGACAGTCCCAGTCTGTTGGAAGACATGCTGTCACTCAACATGGAACGGCTGCTAGATCCTGGAGGTGTTTTAATATCGATACTTCCCCATCTGTTGGCTCAATGGCTAATGGGTGTCATTTTTGCGTATATTCATTTGGGACCAAG gCAAAAGTATGTCCAAAAAGCACTTCCGTTCAGTTTCCTATTGCCTCTGCTGCTTGCTATGCTGCCACTACCCGCAGTGTTTCTTAAACATTCCCCCGCATTTGCCGCTATTCTACCGTTGGTTTTGTCCAAAATTGCCCTCTGGAGCTCTTCGTTTGATGTGGTGAAAACGATTCTTAGCGGGTACCAGCACGCCCGCAACTACGCCGGCACCTTCGGGATTGCTACGCTCATCGAAAACGAATGGCAGCGGTTGAACGTCCCATGTGTACTTCGCATGTTTTGGACTATTCGACTTATCGAACATCTCGTCAGTCTGATGATGGCGTCGAAAGGACCACTATATTTCGCTGCAACCGTTCAAAGTTTGCTCGTCAGCGGATGCGAAACGCTCACGGCCGTCCTCGGCATGACAAGCATTATTTCGCTGATTTGCCATTACATCGGCAAAATGTTTCAGCTTTTCCTGCTCTCCGAGGACTACGATGAAGACAAGTCGATCGGTACGGTTTCAGCGATACTTTTCTATATTTTAGCGCTACAGACCGGGCTAACTTCCCTATCACCCGACAAACGCATCATTCGGTTGTGTCGCAATATGTGCCTGCTAGTAACGGCTTTGTTGCACTTTTTGCACAACATTGTTGCACCCATACTAATGTCACTGAGTGCTGCCCGCAATCCTTCACG CAAGCGACACGCACGAGCATTGATGGTATGTGCTTTCCTCCTCATTGCGCCGGGAACGCTTCTTACCGTGCTTTGGGCACGCCATTCACCTTCCACTTGGTTGCTGGCTGTGACAGCTTTTTCTGTAGAAGTGGTTGTGAAG GTTCTCGTCAGCCTTGCTACGTATACATTGTTCCTACTGGATGCACGACGTCAAACATTCTGGGAAAAGCTAGATGATTACGTTTACTACATACGCGCATTTGGCAATTCTGTAGAATTCTGCTTTGgaatttttctctttttcaacGGAGCCTGGATACTTATTTTCGAATCCG AAATAATCCCTATAGGCGGCGCAATCAGAGCCCTTATGATGGGTATCCATGCGTACTTCAATATCTGGTGCGAGGCCAGAGCCGGCTGGAGTGTGTTTATGAAACGCCGTACTGCAGTGCATAAAATTTCCTCTTTACCGGAAGCAACTCTAGCTCAATTGCGCCAGTTTGATGATGTATGCGCTATTTGTTATCAG GACATGACATCAGCTAAAATCACTCGATGCAATCACTACTTCCATGGTGTTTGCCTTCGAAAGTGGCTGTATGTGCAGGATCGTTGCCCCCTGTGTCACGAAATCATCATGAACCAGGACACTAATCCAGGCGATGAAAACCCAGAAGAGCAAGCAAATAATCCTAATAATGCAATAATCAACAGGCCACAAGTTGAAAATACAAACCCAAATGTTCAGCAGAACGCTATCGTGCATTCGTCCGGTCAAACGGATTCATTGAACCAACCGATGTTTGACGATCAGTTCTTGGAGGAACAAATCAACGTTATTGGCCGTGTAAGAGAGCATAGTGTAGCTGAAAGTCATACAGCTGGTGAACAGCAAAGCACCCTGGCTACTAATAGTAGCAGTAGCAGATCTACAACAGATACAGGTAGTATAAGCAGCCGCAGTAGCACAAGTATTGATGAAAGCGGATCAATATCGAGTATGTCGAATGTATCGAACATATCGCGAACAGAAATTTTGCTCAACCTCCATCGACGTCAAGTATCATTGCAacgacaacagcagcagcaggagcaacagTCATCGCACACAGAATAG
- the LOC128726369 gene encoding retinol-binding protein pinta, with translation MKQENSAGEPICVGNGVEETDELRETSILTITEWLLEERPDYKIPRESKLILYFLRTTKYKIDKAKQKLITFLKNREKLTEWFTNRDPFRPEIQELLDIGVFLPLRQKDSLSRQVVIIRTSAHDPQKHKQDNVFKVDKMILDLLMYLDESVSIHGVVAIFDMQGVTLSHALQLSPSMIKKSVESWENYPCKPKLLEFVNVPIHVNIVLNVFRNFMSPKMKERVTISRKGSKLHQSVMLPQELGGNGESYRELAEYWKETVQANAPFYAKMEENVFQF, from the exons ATGAAGCAGGAAAACTCAGCCGGAGAGCCAATTTGTGTAGGCAATGGCGTAGAGGAAACAGATGAGTTGCGCGAGACCAGTATTTTAACGATTACGGAATGGTTGCTGGAAGAACGACCCGATTACAAGATCCCTAGAGAATCTAAATTGATATTGTACTTTTTACGAACGACGAAGTATAAAATCGATAAAGCAAAGCAGAAACTAATAAC ATTCCTCAAGAACAGAGAAAAGCTGACGGAGTGGTTCACAAATCGAGACCCGTTTCGACCAGAAATACAAGAGTTGCTCGACATCGGAGTGTTTCTGCCGCTTCGTCAGAAAGATTCGCTCAGCAGACAGGTCGTCATAATCCGAACTTCTGCCCACGATCCTCAAAAGCATAAACAGGACAATGTGTTCAAGGTCGATAAGATGATCCTTGATCTGCTTATGTACCTCGATGAATCGGTGTCGATACATGGAGTGGTGGCGATTTTTGACATGCAAGGCGTTACGCTTAGCCATGCATTACAGTTATCACCATCGATGATAAAAAA ATCAGTTGAAAGCTGGGAAAACTATCCGTGTAAACCGAAGTTGCTAGAATTCGTCAACGTACCTATCCACGTGAACATAGTGCTGAACGTGTTTAG AAATTTCATGAGCCCCAAGATGAAAGAACGAGTTACAATCTCACGTAAGGGATCAAAATTACATCAATCCGTCATGCTGCCCCAGGAGCTAGGAGGCAACGGGGAGAGCTATCGCGAGCTAGCCGAGTACTGGAAAGAAACAGTGCAGGCGAACGCTcctttttatgcaaaaatggaagaaaacgtttttcaattttag
- the LOC128726476 gene encoding abscission/NoCut checkpoint regulator: protein MACTFCTKSFGFFNKEHGCPVCKYSFCSGCLKYKLVRDGKKLNVCLRCSKVPLSTVPSTTTENDSKISSRKNQEKVNIRTEPTSDERFEEDLIRNKLDALKTTDSDDQPSSTDEAACNDNSDIEKRLAALKGVEYKDYKASTERFMTADKRTEEQKVQDLLGQFEEETKLNNVMDSKREEQDDEIMKRLNALKDFQPGSEAKSGQSQLPLPDSDSDDGLNDEELARKLAKRYVEEGMIEAKLNPSDVLDDDISTTGTFSTDVREEDPLPWCTICNEDAVLRCRGCDNDLYCRACYKEFHYDEDPKEHPAVAYHAKGGKTS from the exons ATGGCGTGTACATTTTGCACAAAATCGTTTGGATTTTTCAACAAAGAA catgGTTGTCCCGTATGCAAATATTCGTTCTGTTCGGGTTGTTTGAAATACAAACTTGTGCGCGATGGAAAAAAGCTGaacgtttgtttgcgttgctcTAAAGTTCCCTTAAGTACTGTTCCATCGACTACTACAGAAAATGACTCGAAAATTAGCTCGAGAAAAAATCAGGAAAAGGTTAACATTCGCACAGAACCAACTTCAGATGAGCGGTTCGAGGAAGATCTGATACGCAATAAGTTAGATGCCCTAAAAACCACTGATTCTGATGATCAACCGTCCAGCACGGATGAAGCAGCATGCAACGATAATAGCGATATCGAAAAACGACTGGCAGCTTTAAAAGGTGTTGAGTATAAGGATTACAAAGCTTCCACTGAACGGTTCATGACAGCAGATAAACGCACGGAAGAACAAAAGGTCCAAGATCTGCTCGGCCAGTTTGAGGAAGAAACTAAACTAAATAACGTAATGGACAGTAAGCGGGAAGAACAGGACGACGAAATTATGAAGCGATTGAATGCCTTAAAAGATTTCCAACCGGGAAGTGAAGCTAAAAGTGGCCAATCGCAGTTACCGCTTCCGGATAGTGATTCAGATGATGGGTTGAATGACGAAGAGCTTGCTCGAAAATTGGCCAAACGTTATGTCGAGGAAGGAATGATTGAAGCGAAGCTTAACCCAAGTGATGTTCTTGACGATGATATATCAACAACGGGGACTTTTTCGACTGATGTTCGCGAAGAGGATCCGCTGCCTTGGTGTACCATCTGCAACGAAGATGCCGTTCTACGTTGTCGTGGATGCGATAATGATCTGTACTGTAGGGCTTGCTACAAGGAGTTCCACTACGATGAAGATCCAAAAGAGCACCCAGCTGTAGCGTACCATGCCAAAGGAGGGAAAACAAGCTAA
- the LOC128730550 gene encoding nucleolar protein 56, protein MALYVLYEHAAGFALCSVKEFEEIGMLLPQVEASVLDFARFNSIVKLVGFHPFKTAVAALNNVNAISEGLLPEDLSSFLDSTLPKSTSKKPVTLGVSDAKLGAAIVEALSVQCSHIGVVPEVLRGIRYHFSAMVKGFTDKSAAVAQLGLGHSYSRCKVKFNVHRSDNMIIQSIALLDQLDKDVNTFSMRIREWYSYHFPELVKIVPDNYMFAKVAHFIKDRKSLSDESLEALEEVVMDSEKAKAIVDASKMSMGMDISVIDLLNIEMFAKRVIKLSDYRQQLAGYLHSKMNNVAPNLQALIGDQVGARLISKAGSLTNLAKFPASTVQILGAEKALFRALKTKSNTPKYGLLFNSSFIGRSTQKNKGRISRFLANKCTIASRIDCFSETPSTVFGEALKQQVEDRLKFYECGETPRKNLDVMKEAMELAQEQLATASKTKKKNKRKLDESNGDGSAAMNGTGQQSAKKKKKAKLNETNGDNADDSVMNGSSASGFDTSAALADVSNGELKKKKKKKNKKQETETEP, encoded by the exons ATG GCGCTGTATGTGTTGTACGAGCACGCCGCTGGGTTCGCGCTGTGCAGCGTGAAGGAGTTTGAAGAAATTGGAATGCTGTTGCCACAAGTAGAGGCATCGGTATTAGATTTTGCTCGTTTCAATTCCATTGTTAAGTTGGTCGGTTTCCATCCGTTCAAAACGGCTGTAGCCGCCCTGAACAATGTAAATGCCATCTCGGAGGGGCTTCTGCCGGAAGATTTGTCCAGCTTCTTAGATAGCACGTTGCCGAAATCGACCAGTAAGAAACCTGTAACTCTGGGGGTGTCGGATGCAAAGCTGGGTGCAGCAATTGTTGAGGCTCTGAGTGTGCAGTGCTCGCATATTGGTGTGGTGCCGGAAGTGCTACGAGGCATCCGGTATCATTTCTCCGCTATGGTGAAGGGCTTCACTGATAAGTCAGCTGCCGTAGCTCAACTAGGTTTGGGCCATAGTTATTCACGATGTAAGGTCAAGTTCAACGTGCACCGATCCGATAATATGATCATCCAATCGATCGCCTTACTTGATCAGCTAGACAAGGACGTCAACACGTTCTCGATGCGTATCCGTGAGTGGTATTCGTACCATTTCCCAGAGCTGGTGAAGATCGTACCCGATAACTACATGTTTGCCAAGGTGGCTCACTTTATCAAAGATCGCAAATCATTGTCGGATGAAAGCCTCGAGGCGCTAGAAGAGGTCGTGATGGATTCGGAGAAAGCGAAGGCGATTGTTGACGCTTCAAAAATGTCGATGGGAATGGATATCTCCGTGATTGACCTGCTCAACATTGAAATGTTTGCCAAACGAGTAATCAAACTGTCGGATTACCGACAGCAGCTAGCTGGTTATCTGCACTCAAAGATGAACAATGTGGCACCGAATTTGCAGGCGCTGATCGGTGATCAAGTCGGTGCTCGGTTGATCTCGAAAGCGGGCAGTTTAACGAATCTGGCTAAATTTCCCGCCTCGACGGTACAAATTTTGGGCGCGGAAAAGGCTCTCTTTAGAGCGCTCAAgacaaaaagcaacacaccCAAGTACGGGCTGTTGTTCAATTCTTCCTTCATTGGCCGTTCGACCCAGAAGAATAAGGGGCGCATTTCTCGGTTCCTCGCTAATAAATGTACGATTGCTTCGCGCATAGATTGCTTCTCCGAGACACCTTCGACCGTGTTTGGTGAGGCTCTTAAGCAGCAGGTCGAGGATCGGTTGAAGTTCTACGAATGCGGTGAAACTCCACGCAAAAACTTGGACGTCATGAAGGAGGCAATGGAGCTTGCTCAAGAGCAACTAGCAACAGCTTCGAagacaaagaagaagaacaagcgGAAGCTTGATGAGTCAAACGGAGACGGAAGTGCGGCGATGAACGGAACTGGTCAGCAATcggcaaagaagaaaaaaaaggcgaaactCAACGAAACGAACGGCGATAATGCCGACGATTCGGTCATGAATGGCTCCTCTGCAAGTGGCTTCGACACCAGTGCTGCTCTTGCGGACGTTTCAAATGGAGagctgaagaaaaagaaaaagaagaaaaacaaaaagcaagagACAGAGACCGAACCTTGA
- the LOC128720432 gene encoding LOW QUALITY PROTEIN: SAYSvFN domain-containing protein 1 (The sequence of the model RefSeq protein was modified relative to this genomic sequence to represent the inferred CDS: inserted 1 base in 1 codon), giving the protein MESKLEGYRKTKRRQALLNDFKDRFYNMVSFQQVRVEEKASHVIVEADNVLSTDVDEKHVTEVSGSSLLIYTKPDTTIPDPELSDNEIEQPLEKPEKKTRSLLTYVTYLVYFLFWATLYAIAIELRFGVVFXMFSALFGIYFNTRTRKAPGEVSAYSVFNKNCEAIDGTLKAEQFEREIGIRH; this is encoded by the exons ATGGAATCCAAGTTAGAAGGTTACAGGAAAACTAAACGTCGCCAAGCTTTACTGAACGACTTCAAAGATCGTTTTTACAACATGGTATCATTTCAACAAGTGCGAGTCGAAGAGAAAGCATCCCACGTCATTGTTGAAGCAGAT aATGTCCTGTCTACAGACGTTGATGAAAAACATGTAACTGAAGTATCTGGGAGCTCTTTATTAATTTATACAAAACCAGATACCACTATTCCGGATCCTGAACTCTCGGATAATGAGATAGAGCAACCGCTAGAAAAGcctgagaaaaaaacacgttccTTGTTGACGTATGTCACATATCTAGTTTATTTTCTGTTCTGGGCTACCCTCTATGCAATTGCGATTGAGCTTAGGTTCGGGGTAGTAT TGATGTTTTCCGCTTtgtttggaatttattttaatactCGCACTAGAAAAGCCCCTGGCGAGGTTAGTGCGTACAGCGTTTTTAACAAAAACTGCGAAGCTATCGATGGTACCTTGAAGGCAGAACAGTTTGAACGAGAAATTGGTATAAGACATTGA
- the LOC128731917 gene encoding protein FAM50 homolog, giving the protein MAYYKGAASEGGRAAQLMKRRELAQQEVEFRKKKIEEDLKVSNIENKFAAHYDAVEQQLKSSTIGLVTLDEMKAKQEDIVREREKKLAQKKEEKDKEKLKALEAKLAEKDRQKRQIQALSFDPEDEPDEDGDDDAKQSDEEDIKEDLNLKLSWKEQVPSGVKKIRKNPDVDTSFLPDREREERDNRLREELRQEWAMKQATLKDQEITITFSYWDGSGHRKSVAMKKGNSIYQFLQKCLEMLRKDFSELKTVMADQLMYVKEDLILPHHYTFYDFIVTKARGKSGPLFNFDVFDDIRMISDATVEKEDSHAGKVLLRSWYERNKHIFPASRWEPYDPTKVYDKYTIKDKSKK; this is encoded by the exons ATGGCGTACTACAAGGGAGCTGCCTCCGAAGGAGGCCGTGCTGCACAACTGATGAAACGGCGTGAACTAGCGCAACAAGAGGTTGAGTtccggaaaaagaaaatcgaggAGGATCTGAAAGTGAGCaacatcgaaaacaaatttgcaGCTCATTATGATGCGGTGGAACAGCAGCTTAAAAGTTCCACGATTGGGTTGGTTACCCTAGATGAAATGAAAGCTAAGCAGGAAGATATAGTAAGGGAACGTGAGAAAAAACTCGCtcaaaagaaggaagaaaaagacaaagaaaaacttAAGGCACTTGAGGCCAAACTGGCCGAAAAGGATCGCCAGAAACGACAGATACAAGCACTCTCATTCGATCCTGAAGATGAACCTGATGAAGACGGGGATGACGATGCAAAGCAATCAGACGAGGAAGACATCAAGGAAGATCTTAACCTGAAACTCTCCTGGAAGGAGCAGGTTCCAAGTGGGGTAAAGAAAATTCGCAAAAACCCGGACGTCGATACTTCTTTTCTGCCCGATCGAGAGCGCGAAGAACGTGACAACAGGTTACGTGAAGAGCTGCGCCAGGAGTGGGCGATGAAACAAGCGACACTCAAGGACCAAGAAATTACTATCACGTTCAGTTACTGGGATGGCTCGGGCCATCGCAAGTCGGTAGCTATGAAAAAAG GCAATTCCATTTATCAATTTCTTCAAAAATGTCTCGAAATGCTACGCAAGGATTTCAGCGAGTTGAAGACGGTAATGGCCGATCAATTGATGTACGTGAAGGAAGATTTGATTCTTCCGCATCATTACACGTTCTATGACTTCATAGTAACGAAAGCTCGAGGAAAAAGTGGTCCTTTGTTCAACTTTGATGTGTTTGACGATATTCGTATGATAAGCGATGCCACTGTCGAAAAGGAAGATTCCCATGCAGGCAAGGTACTTTTGCGTTCGTGGTACGAACGGAATAAGCATATATTCCCCGCCTCTCGTTGGGAACCATACGATCCTACGAAGGTCTACGATAAGTACACAATTAAGGACAAGAGTAAGAAATAA